Below is a window of Mycolicibacterium chitae DNA.
CGGCGGTCACGAAGCCGGCCAGCACCGCCCCCTGGGAGTAACCGCCCAGCACGATGCGGGTATCCGGGCAGGCCGCCGCGGTGGCCTCGATGTGGGCCCCGGCGTCCTTGATGCCGTCGACGACGGTGCGCGCGAAGGCGATCCGATTGGCGAAGTCGCTGCTGGCGGGATAGTTCACCGGATACACCGCGACGGTGCGGCCGCCGGCCTGGGCGCGCACCGCGTCGACGAAGGCCTGTCCGGTCAACCCGACGCCGGGCGGTTCGGTGGTGCCGCGCGCGAAGACCACCTCGACATCGGGGCACGGTTGCGCCGATGCGCCCGGCACGACGGCGCTGACGGTCATGTTGCCTGCCGTCACGGCCCCCGCGGTCAGCAGGGCGGCGGCGAAGATCCGGATGGCCCGGCGAACGTTCACAAGCGACTCCTTCGGGATACGCCGCTCACATCCCCCGGCGAGCGAGCAGAAGCAAAGAGGCAGTACCCATGGTGTTGCCGCTTCAAACGGTCGTCAAGAACGGCTCAACTCCGGGCGTGTCATGGTGCCGATGGAAATTGGGTCGACGGAGTCCACCTGTATGTCACGGACTCTCGCGAGCCGGCCCCACGCCGTGCGGCCGCCCCGGGTGTGCAGCAGCGGGCCGATCGTGCGGTGGAAGCGGGCCACTTCGGCCGGTGTGCTGGGCCGCGGGGGACCGACCGCTCCGATCAACCGGATGCCCGGGGGAGCGGCGAAAACGCCTGTGGCCAGGGCTCGGAGCCATAGTCCCCGGCCGCTGTCGACGGCCAGGATGGTGACTCGCGGGTCGGCGTCGACGTTGGCGGCCAGGCGGGTGTTGAACACGTCGAAGTACCACGCGGTCCCGATGTCGTGGTCCAGTAGCACCGATCCGATCGGCGTCACGTGCGGGGAGCCGTCGGGGTTGCGCGAGGCGATGCTGCAGTGCAGCGAGCTGCGGACCGCGCGTCGAACGACGTGCCGCGCTGTGCGCCATTGGGTTTCGGTGATGCTCATGGCTCCTCCTGCGTTGTGGTGGTGGGGTGCGCGAGGGTGGTGCGGACCGTCGCTTCGACCAGGTCGTCGAGTTCGGGTTCGGGCGCGCGGCCGCGCAGCAGGGCGGGGCGAACCGCGGCGTAGGGCACGTCGATCACCGCGAATCGCACCCGCAGTGGGTCGGTGCCGGACCGGGTCGACAGCTGCGACAGATAGGTCGAGACTGCCGCGAGTTGTTCCTCGTTGCGCGGCCGCACCGCGGTCGGCCAGCCGTCGGGCAACAGGTCGCGGGGCCGGTAGAGCATCAGCACGCTGGCGTCCGCCCGGTTGGCGCGGCTCCACTCGAGTACGTGCAGTGCGCTGCGCACCGCGGCGTCGAGCGGGTCGGGTGCGGCGACGGCGGCGGTGAGCCCGGCCTGGAAACGCTCCACGGCGCGCAGCCACACCTCGGCGGCCAGCAGGTCCCGATTCGCGAACCGGTAGTACACCGACCCCGACGGCGCGCCCAGCGCGGTGACCACGCCCTGCACCGTGAGCCCGGCCGGGCCACGGGTGAGCAACAACTCGCGCGCGGCGTCCAGCAGGGTGTCGGCGTCGAACCTCGGTGCGCGTCCCATCAGATTTTAGAGAGTAATCTCTAAAATCAATCGCGGCAAGGTTCGCCGAACCACGCCGCCAGGCGGTCGTCGAGGTCCTGCTGCTCGGCCCCCACCCAGGCCACGTGACCGTCGGGCCGCAGCAGCACCGCCGGTGCATCCAACTCCGGGCTCTCGTCGACGACGTGATCGACCCGGTCCGCCCACCGTGCGACCGACAGTCCGCCGGAGCGGTCGAGCAGCAGGCCTCGGCCGTCGTGCAGCAGCGGGTACAGCCGGCCGCCGTGGCGCAGCGGCAGGTCGCGGAGCCGTCGGCCCACCAGGTCGTGGTCGGAACCCAGGTCGTAGCGGATGTCGATGGCGGTGATCTTCTCGATCAGGTAGCGGTTGACCTCCTCGAATTCCATCAATTCGGAGACCAGTCGCCGCACCGCCTGCGGGCCGGCCGCCGTCGACATGAGTTCCATCTGCGCGCGGGTGTTGTTGAGGACCTCGGCGGCGACCGGATGACGTTCGTGGTGATAGCTGTCGAGCAATCCCGTTGGCGCCCAGCCCTTCAGCTCGGCGGCCAGCTTCCAGCCCAGGTTGACGGCGTCCTGGATACCGAGATTGAGCCCCTGGCCGCCGGCGGGCGGGTGTACGTGCGCGGCGTCGCCGGCCAGGAGCACTCGGCCGACCCGGTAGCTCTCGGCCAGGCGGGTGGCGTCGCCGAACCGCGACAGCCACTGCGGCGAATGCACGCCGAAGTCGGTGCCCGCGACCGCCAGGAGTTGGGCGCGGAACTCGTCGAGCGTCGGTGGCGCGGCGCCGTCGGGGCTCACCGCCGCGGCGGGGACGATGATGCGATACAGGTCGCTGTCGAGAGCCATTGCGCCGAACCGCAATTCGGTCTGCCGCACCTCGGCGACGACGGCGGCGATGACCGCGGGATCCGCGGTGGCAGCCAGCTCGCCGAGCAGGGTCTCGGCCTGGGCGGGCGCACCGGGAAACGGAACCCCCAGTTGTTTGCGGACCGTGCTGCGGCCGCCGTCGCAGCCGACCAGGAACCGGGCACGCAGCGGTGCGCCGTCGGCCAGAGCCACGGTGACCCCGTCGTCGTCCTGGGCCACGGCGACGACCTCGGCGCCGCGGCGGATCTCGGCCCCCAGTTCGGCGGCCCGCGCGGCCAACAGGCGGTCGATGACCGGTTGCCGCAGGCCCAGCACGTAGCCGTGCGCGGTGTCGAGGTCGGCGGGCGCCGGCTTGGCGATGCCGGCGAAGAATCCGCTCAGCGGGTGTCGCCGGCCGTGCGCGAGGAACCGTTCGAGCTCCCCGCGCTGGTCCAGCAGCTCGATGCTGCGCACGTGTAATCCCAGCGCCCGAACGAAACTACCGGGCGCGGTGTCCTTCTCCAGGACCAGCACGTGCACGCCCTGCAACCGCAACTCGCTGGCCAGCATCATGCCGGTGGGGCCGCCGCCGGCAATGATCACGTCGAACATCTGCGCATCTCCTCGGAGTATCGGGATGCCAGTCACGCCGAGAGTCGTTGATTTTCAGCGGATCTGGCTTCGGGCCCGACGATTCTGCAGCATGACGGGGGCCTTGCCACAAGCCCCGGGGTGCGCTATACGTTGAAAGTGAGGCGGAAACAGGGCGTCAGTTGCGCCGGTTGAGTCGTCCGCCCATCCGAAGCCACTGCACCTGTCCGTCGTCGCCGCGCACGAAGTTCGCGCGGTTATGCAGCGAGTTCCCGTCGCGGTCGAGGTGCAGCACGTAGTCGTCGCGGTAGAACGCCAGATAGGCCGGCGCGTGCGGCTCGGGGGGCTTGGGCTCGCCGTCGGCGTTCAGCACGCGGTAGCGCAGCCGGCCGTCCTCGGCCGTGAGCACCGCCTCGGTGCTGTTGACCGCGCCGTCGGCCTCGATCTCGGTGGCGGTGTAGCGGCCCTCGTAAGCGGCCAGCTCCGTGGGGCTCAGGTCGCGCACGTCGGCGGGCAGGTTGTGCAGTCCGGCGAAGCGCTGCAGCGCCCAGTCGTCGTACATGATGTCGGCGATCAACCGGTCCCCGCTGTCGGAGTTGGTGAGCACCGTCAGGGCGAAGTCGCGGTCCGGAACGAAGTAGAACCCAGACTGCTGACCCGGCCAGGAGCCGCCGTGCATGATCACCGGCACCCCCTCGGCGGTGGGCCGCACATGCCAGGCCACCCCGGCGCCGTCGACCTCGACGATCAGCGTGCCCGGCGGACCGAGGTGCGAACGCATGGCCTGCAAGGACTCGGTGGTCAGCAGCTGCTCGCCGTCGGGGCCGCCGCCGTCGCCGAGATGGAATCGGGCGTAACGCAATTGGTCCCGTGCGGTGGAGATCAGCCCGCCGGTCGGGTGCAGCGAGCGGCCCATCACCCAGGCGTCGCGGTTGAGCACCGCGCGCCCCTCGACGTTGTTGTGCGATGCGGTGGTGGGGACGTCGGTGAGTTCGTCGGGGAAGAACCCGCTGCGGTCGAGGTGCAGCGGGTCCAGGACCAACTCCTGCAGCGCCTGCTCGTAGGTGTTGCCGGTGACCTTCTCGATGAGGTGGCCGGCCAGCGCGAGGGCCGCGTTGTTGTAGGCGAACGTGGTGCCCAGCGGCGTCAGCTGCGGCAGCGTGGCCATTCCGGCGGCGTACTTGGCCAGCGCGTCGTCGCCGGGACCGAAATCGACGTAGTAGTCGCCCAGCCAGCCCGCGGAGTGGTTGAGCAACTGGCGCACCGTGACCCGTTCGGCCACCTCGGGATCGGAAGTGGTGAAGTCGGGAAGATAGGTCCGGACCCGTTCGTCGAGGTGGACGTCGCCGGATTCCACCAGGCGCATCAGCGCGGTCCCGGTGAACGTCTTGGTGGTCGAGCCGACCCGGAAAAGCGTGTCTTCGGTGACGTCCTCGGGCTCCTCGAGGTTGGTGACGCCGAAGCCGCGCAGGTGTTCGCGGCCCTGGTGCCACACCCCGACGGCCACCCCGGGCACGGCGTAGCGCGCCATGAGTTCTTCGACCTTGGCGTCGAGTTCAGCAAACCTCGCGTCGTCGTCGGGGGCTGGTTCCGTGCGGCTACA
It encodes the following:
- a CDS encoding cutinase family protein — protein: MNVRRAIRIFAAALLTAGAVTAGNMTVSAVVPGASAQPCPDVEVVFARGTTEPPGVGLTGQAFVDAVRAQAGGRTVAVYPVNYPASSDFANRIAFARTVVDGIKDAGAHIEATAAACPDTRIVLGGYSQGAVLAGFVTAAEIPDGIPDEYLSYIPNPLPDEVAEHVAAVVLLGMPSDEWLSRYDAPLVTIGPLYEQKTLELCAPGDSICDGNPGGMPTFEHTLYPVNGMVHEAAAFTVDRI
- a CDS encoding pyridoxamine 5'-phosphate oxidase family protein; the protein is MSITETQWRTARHVVRRAVRSSLHCSIASRNPDGSPHVTPIGSVLLDHDIGTAWYFDVFNTRLAANVDADPRVTILAVDSGRGLWLRALATGVFAAPPGIRLIGAVGPPRPSTPAEVARFHRTIGPLLHTRGGRTAWGRLARVRDIQVDSVDPISIGTMTRPELSRS
- a CDS encoding TetR/AcrR family transcriptional regulator, translated to MGRAPRFDADTLLDAARELLLTRGPAGLTVQGVVTALGAPSGSVYYRFANRDLLAAEVWLRAVERFQAGLTAAVAAPDPLDAAVRSALHVLEWSRANRADASVLMLYRPRDLLPDGWPTAVRPRNEEQLAAVSTYLSQLSTRSGTDPLRVRFAVIDVPYAAVRPALLRGRAPEPELDDLVEATVRTTLAHPTTTTQEEP
- the rox gene encoding rifampin monooxygenase → MFDVIIAGGGPTGMMLASELRLQGVHVLVLEKDTAPGSFVRALGLHVRSIELLDQRGELERFLAHGRRHPLSGFFAGIAKPAPADLDTAHGYVLGLRQPVIDRLLAARAAELGAEIRRGAEVVAVAQDDDGVTVALADGAPLRARFLVGCDGGRSTVRKQLGVPFPGAPAQAETLLGELAATADPAVIAAVVAEVRQTELRFGAMALDSDLYRIIVPAAAVSPDGAAPPTLDEFRAQLLAVAGTDFGVHSPQWLSRFGDATRLAESYRVGRVLLAGDAAHVHPPAGGQGLNLGIQDAVNLGWKLAAELKGWAPTGLLDSYHHERHPVAAEVLNNTRAQMELMSTAAGPQAVRRLVSELMEFEEVNRYLIEKITAIDIRYDLGSDHDLVGRRLRDLPLRHGGRLYPLLHDGRGLLLDRSGGLSVARWADRVDHVVDESPELDAPAVLLRPDGHVAWVGAEQQDLDDRLAAWFGEPCRD
- a CDS encoding serine hydrolase domain-containing protein, which translates into the protein MARYAVPGVAVGVWHQGREHLRGFGVTNLEEPEDVTEDTLFRVGSTTKTFTGTALMRLVESGDVHLDERVRTYLPDFTTSDPEVAERVTVRQLLNHSAGWLGDYYVDFGPGDDALAKYAAGMATLPQLTPLGTTFAYNNAALALAGHLIEKVTGNTYEQALQELVLDPLHLDRSGFFPDELTDVPTTASHNNVEGRAVLNRDAWVMGRSLHPTGGLISTARDQLRYARFHLGDGGGPDGEQLLTTESLQAMRSHLGPPGTLIVEVDGAGVAWHVRPTAEGVPVIMHGGSWPGQQSGFYFVPDRDFALTVLTNSDSGDRLIADIMYDDWALQRFAGLHNLPADVRDLSPTELAAYEGRYTATEIEADGAVNSTEAVLTAEDGRLRYRVLNADGEPKPPEPHAPAYLAFYRDDYVLHLDRDGNSLHNRANFVRGDDGQVQWLRMGGRLNRRN